In the genome of Candidatus Margulisiibacteriota bacterium, the window CGCTGCAGGCTTCCAACGTCATGCTGGTCTGCCCGCGCTGCAGCGAGCCGACCCGGATCGCCTACAAGGAAACGAACGAGAAAAAGGTCCGCGTTTGCAAAAGCTGCAACGAGATCGTGGATAAGGTGTAAACATGACGGTATTAAAAGATAAATATCTCAAAGAGATCGTGCCGAAAATGATGAAAGAGCGCAAATACAAGAACCCGATGCAGGTGCCGCACCTGGTCAAGCTAGTCATCAACCGCGGGGTCGGGGAAGCCCGCGAGAACGCCAAGGCGATCGAGATCTCGGCCGCGGAGTTGACGGCGATCGTCGGCCAGAAGCCGCTGGTCACCAACAGCAAAAAGGCGATCTCCGCTTTCAAGCTGCGCGGGAACATCCCGATCGGTCTCAAGGTAACTCTGCGGGGCGACCGGATGTACGAGTTCATCACCAAGCTGGTCAATCTCTGCCTCCCCAAGATCCGCGACTTTAAGGGGATCAACCCGAAGTCGTTCGATGGGCGCGGCAATTACACTCTGGGGCTCAAGGAACAGCTGATCTTCCCCGAGGTCGATTATGAGAACGTTGACCGGGTCCGGGGGATGGACATCACTTTTGTCACCTCGGCGGAAACCGACGACGATGCCCGGCAGCTGCTCGAGCTGATCGGCCTGCCGTTCAGGAAAGAGGGAGCATAATGGCAAAGAAATGCTGGTTGGAAAGATTGAAGCGGGAACCGAAGTTCAGCACGCGAGCCAAGCACCGCTGTTCCCAGTGCGGGCGCGCCCGCGCTTACATTCGCAAGTTCGGGCTCTGCCGGATCTGCTTCCGCAACCTGGCGCACAAGGGGCAGATACCGGGCGTGACCAAATCAAGCTGGTAGCAAGGAGATAATAATGGATTCGATCGCAGATATGCTCGTACGGTTAAGCAACGGTATTAAAGTAAATAAAGAAACGGTGGAGATGCCGCACTCCCGCATGAAGGAAGAGATCGGCAAGCTTCTGCTGGCCGAGGGTTACATTGAGAAATGCGAAGTGCTGACCCGGCTGAACAAGAAGCAGCTCCGCCTGGTCCCCAAATACACCGGCGGCAAGCAGGGCGTGATCAGCGGACTAAAGCGCGTCAGCCGGCCGGGCAAACGGATCTACGTCGGGGCCGATAAGATCCCGCGGATCCGCTCCGGGTTCGGCACCGCGATCATTTCCACCCCCAAGGGGCTGATGACCGACCAAACCGCGCGCGAGCAAAAGATCGGCGGCGAGGTCATCTGTTATGTGTGGTAGGGAACAATGGGTAGAATAGGCAAAAGAGCGTTAGCAATACCGGCCGGGGTCGAGGTCAAGATCGACAACGGGCAGATCCAGGTCAAGGGGCCGAAAGGGACCCTGGTCCAGGCGCTGCGGCCGCAGGTCGCGGTCAAGGTCGAAGATAAAAAGCTGTTGACGGTCTGCACGACCGAGGAGCGGCTCGCGCAGGCGATGCAGGGGATGTACAACGCCCTGATCAAGAACATGTTCACCGGGGTCACGACCGGTTTCCAAAAGGACCTGGACCTGGTCGGGGTCGGCTACCGCGCCCAGATGCAG includes:
- the rplF gene encoding 50S ribosomal protein L6 codes for the protein MGRIGKRALAIPAGVEVKIDNGQIQVKGPKGTLVQALRPQVAVKVEDKKLLTVCTTEERLAQAMQGMYNALIKNMFTGVTTGFQKDLDLVGVGYRAQMQGKKLQLQLGFSHPVEFEPPAGVEFAVQGNTRVIIKGADRQVVGQIAAEIRQTREVEPYKGKGIKYLGEIVRRKAGKAAKAAGTGGGS
- the rplE gene encoding 50S ribosomal protein L5 — encoded protein: MTVLKDKYLKEIVPKMMKERKYKNPMQVPHLVKLVINRGVGEARENAKAIEISAAELTAIVGQKPLVTNSKKAISAFKLRGNIPIGLKVTLRGDRMYEFITKLVNLCLPKIRDFKGINPKSFDGRGNYTLGLKEQLIFPEVDYENVDRVRGMDITFVTSAETDDDARQLLELIGLPFRKEGA
- a CDS encoding type Z 30S ribosomal protein S14, with amino-acid sequence MAKKCWLERLKREPKFSTRAKHRCSQCGRARAYIRKFGLCRICFRNLAHKGQIPGVTKSSW
- the rpsH gene encoding 30S ribosomal protein S8 codes for the protein MDSIADMLVRLSNGIKVNKETVEMPHSRMKEEIGKLLLAEGYIEKCEVLTRLNKKQLRLVPKYTGGKQGVISGLKRVSRPGKRIYVGADKIPRIRSGFGTAIISTPKGLMTDQTAREQKIGGEVICYVW